Proteins from one Dermacentor variabilis isolate Ectoservices chromosome 1, ASM5094787v1, whole genome shotgun sequence genomic window:
- the LOC142576043 gene encoding uncharacterized protein LOC142576043, with product MGGSWCCVEGCTNRSTKTNGVCYHRFPSDSALRKKWLCAVRRVVWSPDKNACVCSDHFTPNCYKDSVYLMEAFGLAKANYGRRLKEDAVPTLFVHTKPSHPPLPRWRAAKRQRAQLAQEALSDAKQLDSSMECSKCGPSCQATTSLRGSEQTASCASATAERKCDFVVKTHHVGHRTRAAQTCLKNSSVGIQASPVFVKDSSIQTDAAMLRGITSGAKAFVSCTKTKC from the exons ATGGGTGGAAGTTGGTGTTGTGTTGAGGGCTGCACGAACAGGTCAACGAAAACGAACGGTGTCTGTTACCACAGGTTTCCGTCCGACAGCGCTCTTCGCAAAAAGTGGCTTTGTGCTGTGCGGCGCGTCGTTTGGTCCCCGGATAAAAACGCTTGCGTGTGCTCTGACCACTTCACTCCAAACTGCTATAAAGACAGCGTGTACTTGATGGAAGCCTTTGGGCTCGCAAAAGCGAACTACGGCAGGCGCCTGAAGGAAGACGCCGTGCCAACGCTGTTCGTGCACACGAAGCCCAGCCACCCACCATTACCGCGTTGGAGAGCGGCCAAGCGACAAAGAGCTCAG CTTGCCCAAGAGGCTCTCAGTGATGCCAAGCAGCTTGATAGTTCTATGGAGTGTAGCAAGTGTGGTCCTAGCTGCCAGGCCACGACCAGCTTGAGGGGCAGTGAACAAACAGCTTCCTGTGCGAGTGCCACTGCAGAGCGCAAGTGTGACTTTGTTGTCAAGACACATCACGTTGGTCACAGAACGAGGGCTGCACAAACCTGCCTCAAGAATTCTTCTGTTG GTATTCAGGCCAGTCCTGTGTTTGTAAAGGACAGCAGCATCCAAACAGACGCTGCTATGCTCAGAGGAATCACATCAGGGGCCAAGGCATTTGTGTCCTGCACCAAAACCAAATGTTGA